Below is a window of Anaerolineales bacterium DNA.
CCCCTCTCCCTGGCCCTCGCCTTCGCCTTGGTGGGAGTTGCTCTCAGCTTGCTGCTCAATTACGCCGTGCTGGCCTATACCCTACGACCGCTGTCCTCCCTGACCACGACCGTGGATCAGGTGCAGGACGGGCACACTTCCGTCCGGGCCAGGCTGAAGGCGGATCAGGATCCGGAGATCGCCCGCCTGTCGCTGGCGCTCAATACCATGCTCGACCGTCTGGCGGCGCACACGGCGACGATCGAGGCCAACCAGGAGCAGCTGCGAGCCCTGTCGATCAAGGTGATCAGCGCCCAGGAGGAGGAGAGACGCCGCATCGCCCGTGAGCTGCATGATGACACCAGCCAAGCGCTCGCCAGCCTGTTGATTCAGCTCGAGCGGATGGACAGCGCCATCCCGGCCGAGTTGGATGAACTCAAGCAGCGCCTGGCGTCGGCGCGGGAGCTGACGTTGCAGACGATGAATGGGCTGCGCCTACTGGTGGCGGACCTGAGGCCGCTGGTGCTCGACGACCTGGGCCTGGTGCCCGCCATCCGCTGGTACGCGAAGAACCGGCTGGAGCCGGAAGGGATCGACGTTGAGTTCGAAGCCGATCCGGATCTGCCGCGTCTGGCCCCCGCCGTCGAAATCGCCCTGTTCCGAATTGCCCAAGAGGCGATCAGCAACATCGTGCGCCACGCCGATGCCAGCCTGGTCCGGCTGAAACTGGGCTGCAACCACGATGTCAGCCTGATGGTCGAGGACGATGGGGCCGGCTTTGACGATCGGCTGGTCCAGGCATCGCCAACGGGTGAACACATGGGCTTGTTCGGAATTCGGGAGCGCGTGGCGGCCCTGGGTGGGCGCCTCGAAGTGGCGAGCGCTGCTGGGCGGGGTACAACGCTGCGGGTGTTGCTGCCGGCCTATGAGGGTTCGGAATGAACCCGGCTGGGCGGATCCGGGTCCTGTTGGCGGATGACCACGCCGTGTTGCGGGACGGGATCCGTGCCCTGCTGGAGGACGAGGCGGATATCCAGGTGGTAGGCGAGGCGCAGGACGGGCGGATGGCAGTCGAACAGGCCCGCCGCCTCACCCCGGACGTGGTGATCATGGACATCGGGATGCCGCTGCTGAACGGCCTGGAGGCGACGCGGCAGATCAAACGTGACAACCCCCAGACTCGGGTCCTGATCCTGACGATGCATGAGAACCCCGAGTACGTGCCTCAGGTCCTATCGGCGGGCGGATCCGGCTACGTGCTCAAGCAAGCGGCGGGTAAAGAGCTGGTCCTGGCCATCCGAGCCGTGGCGCGCGGGGAAGCCCATTTCTCCCCCAGCGTCGCCCGGACGCTGGCCGACCTGTACCTGCGAAGCCTCGAGGCTGAGGCAGTTCACGATCCCTATGATGACCTGACGCCTCGCGAACGCGAGGTCTTGCAGCTGATCGCCGAGGGGTTCTCGAACCGCAAGATCGCCGAGATGCTGAACCTGAGTGTCAAGACCGTCAAGACCCATCGCTTGCATCTGATGCAGAAGCTGGATCTGCACGACCGGGCGGAGCTGGTCCGCTATGCCTTTCAGAAGGGGATCATTACCGCCTGACGCCCGGACCGCCTGGGCTAGGGTGCGTGCAATCTGCCCGCCGAAGCCTTGCGCATAGCCACGAGGAAGCCACGAAGCCGCGCCGTCCTCCCGCAGGCTGACCGGCTATCTCGGCCCCTGGTGGGCGCAATCTCGGGCCAGGGCCTGAGGGTGATGGGATCAGCGCCGGCGTAGACTGGGCATGCAAGCCTACAGGGCGGACCGTGCGTCAGCGGACGTCAGTGCTTCTCAGGCAACTACAGCATAATTCACGGGGATGGGCGGCGGCTACGGCCGCCGCTTGCGTTCTCTCGGGGGTGGGCGCGGCCTGGCTGGCCTCCATCCAGGCAGGGGGGCTTTGGCTGGCGGTGTGGGTGTCCGGCTGGGCCGCGGCTGCCCTGTGGGTGGCAAGCGCCGCCCGCAGGCGCTGGGCGGCCCGGGAGGACCTGGTCCGGCTGGCGGAGCAGGTGATCCGTCAACTCGACGGACAGTCCCTGTCGCTCGAGCAGGAACAGCGGCAGATCGAGCGCCTACAGGCTGCGATCTCGGACG
It encodes the following:
- a CDS encoding histidine kinase; its protein translation is MANWIGRLPLVSRLLLANGAVIVAGAMAGTLLTRKLADQSPLSLALAFALVGVALSLLLNYAVLAYTLRPLSSLTTTVDQVQDGHTSVRARLKADQDPEIARLSLALNTMLDRLAAHTATIEANQEQLRALSIKVISAQEEERRRIARELHDDTSQALASLLIQLERMDSAIPAELDELKQRLASARELTLQTMNGLRLLVADLRPLVLDDLGLVPAIRWYAKNRLEPEGIDVEFEADPDLPRLAPAVEIALFRIAQEAISNIVRHADASLVRLKLGCNHDVSLMVEDDGAGFDDRLVQASPTGEHMGLFGIRERVAALGGRLEVASAAGRGTTLRVLLPAYEGSE
- a CDS encoding response regulator transcription factor codes for the protein MNPAGRIRVLLADDHAVLRDGIRALLEDEADIQVVGEAQDGRMAVEQARRLTPDVVIMDIGMPLLNGLEATRQIKRDNPQTRVLILTMHENPEYVPQVLSAGGSGYVLKQAAGKELVLAIRAVARGEAHFSPSVARTLADLYLRSLEAEAVHDPYDDLTPREREVLQLIAEGFSNRKIAEMLNLSVKTVKTHRLHLMQKLDLHDRAELVRYAFQKGIITA